One genomic segment of Kribbella jejuensis includes these proteins:
- the pgsA gene encoding CDP-diacylglycerol--glycerol-3-phosphate 3-phosphatidyltransferase, translated as MTNPPTNPAPRAAGGPLHAPSAWNVPNALTVLRLVLVPLFVWLLLRDGGHATGDRLLATAAFVVAIVTDRFDGDIARRWNLVTNFGKIADPIADKALTGAAFLGLSYLGELPWWVTILVMVREWGVTALRFWVIRHGVMPASRGGKLKTVLQAIALGLYLLPWQHLAVVHWPAIAIMAAAVLVTVATGIDYLSRALHLRAAAKRPLE; from the coding sequence GTGACCAATCCGCCGACCAACCCGGCGCCGCGCGCAGCCGGCGGACCACTTCACGCCCCCAGCGCCTGGAACGTGCCGAATGCGCTGACGGTCCTGCGGCTCGTACTGGTTCCACTCTTCGTCTGGCTCCTGCTCCGCGACGGAGGTCACGCCACCGGCGACCGCCTTCTCGCCACCGCCGCGTTCGTCGTCGCGATCGTCACCGACCGCTTCGACGGCGACATCGCGCGCCGCTGGAACCTGGTCACCAACTTCGGCAAGATCGCCGACCCGATCGCCGACAAGGCCCTGACCGGCGCCGCCTTCCTCGGCCTGTCGTACCTCGGCGAGCTCCCGTGGTGGGTCACCATCCTGGTCATGGTCCGCGAGTGGGGCGTGACCGCACTCCGCTTCTGGGTGATCCGCCACGGCGTTATGCCCGCCAGCCGAGGCGGCAAACTCAAAACCGTCCTCCAAGCGATCGCCCTCGGCCTCTACCTACTCCCATGGCAACACCTGGCAGTAGTCCACTGGCCCGCCATAGCAATTATGGCCGCCGCGGTCCTGGTAACCGTCGCCACCGGCATCGACTACCTCTCCCGAGCCCTCCACCTCCGAGCCGCCGCTAAGCGCCCCCTCGAGTAA
- a CDS encoding helix-turn-helix domain-containing protein yields MSIGSDLTAARERADMTIEQLSAATRIRTGLLIDMEADDFSRCGGNFYARGHIRSIARVVKADPAPLLATFDAEHAVEEEKSRREERAAVKKPKLNPARPRWAVVVGAILVSLMGWGMVRLFTLPSDIEANASKTATTTATVTTPTPKATSQPSVKPTKKPSAKPPVLKTELTMTARNDGTYLTVRDRTDRKIFQGKLSPGIAQSVTSAGDIRVQVGNPSNLIVVLNGKRIATTLTKFTAHPDGTLTKTTSNA; encoded by the coding sequence GTGAGCATCGGCAGCGATCTCACGGCGGCCCGCGAGCGGGCCGACATGACGATCGAGCAGCTGAGCGCCGCGACCAGGATCAGAACCGGGCTGCTGATCGACATGGAGGCCGACGACTTCTCCCGCTGCGGTGGGAACTTCTACGCCCGCGGCCACATCCGCTCGATCGCCCGCGTGGTCAAGGCCGACCCTGCTCCGCTGCTCGCCACCTTCGACGCCGAACACGCCGTCGAGGAGGAGAAGTCCCGTCGCGAGGAACGCGCCGCGGTCAAGAAACCCAAGCTCAACCCGGCCCGCCCACGCTGGGCCGTCGTCGTCGGCGCGATCCTGGTCAGCCTGATGGGCTGGGGGATGGTCCGCCTGTTCACGCTGCCGAGCGACATCGAAGCGAACGCATCCAAGACGGCGACCACCACGGCGACCGTGACGACGCCGACCCCGAAGGCGACGTCGCAGCCCAGCGTCAAGCCCACCAAGAAGCCGTCCGCGAAGCCGCCGGTGCTGAAAACCGAGCTGACGATGACGGCTCGGAACGATGGCACCTATCTGACGGTGCGCGACCGCACAGACCGCAAGATCTTCCAAGGAAAGCTCAGCCCCGGCATCGCTCAGTCGGTGACGAGCGCCGGCGATATCCGCGTCCAGGTCGGCAACCCGAGCAACCTGATCGTCGTACTGAACGGCAAGCGCATCGCCACGACCCTCACCAAGTTCACCGCGCACCCCGACGGCACCCTCACCAAGACCACCTCCAACGCCTGA
- a CDS encoding MiaB/RimO family radical SAM methylthiotransferase, producing MTTQPTTVALVTLGCARNDVDSEELAGRLEAGGFRLVDDAAEADTVVVNTCGFVEAAKKDSVDTLLAAADYKESGRTQAVVAVGCLAERYGEQLAEALPETDAVLSFDDYTDISDRLRAILAGTKHHPHTPRDRRKLLPLAPADRHTAPPVSLPGHGDTPQPSNAPTPDDAAATNGTANGAAATGAANGAAATTGPATGGPATTAPGRAVGDHIPDALRPAGSAAPAGLKGRFVTGAPEELKIDAPDLAAAPASGPRVMRRRLDGGPMAPLKLASGCDRRCAFCAIPMFRGAFMSRRPAEVLREAEWLAENDVRELFLVSENSTSYGKDLGDLRLLETLVGEIAQVPGIIRVRVSYLQPAEMRPTLIAAMTGTPGVVPYFDLSFQHASGPLLRRMRRFGDSERFLELIAQVRAAAPTAGIRSNVIVGFPGETEEDVDILCDFLTRAGLDAIGVFGYSDEDGTEAETYDGKLDEDTIAARLDRVTRLAEDLTSARAESRIGELIEVLVETLEAPSSDASTGMTGEGRAAHQGPEVDGTTTVTGLPEGIRVGDLVSAKVVASDGVDLIAEFAALVNTPDTRPAVNLTA from the coding sequence ATGACTACGCAACCCACCACCGTCGCCCTGGTCACGCTGGGCTGTGCCCGCAACGATGTCGACTCCGAAGAACTGGCCGGTCGCCTGGAAGCCGGCGGCTTCCGCCTCGTCGACGACGCCGCCGAGGCAGACACCGTGGTGGTGAACACGTGCGGCTTCGTCGAAGCCGCCAAGAAGGACTCGGTCGACACCCTGCTGGCTGCCGCCGACTACAAGGAGTCCGGCCGCACCCAAGCAGTCGTCGCAGTCGGTTGCCTGGCCGAACGGTACGGCGAACAGCTCGCCGAAGCCCTCCCCGAAACCGACGCGGTCCTCAGCTTCGACGACTACACCGACATCTCGGACCGCCTCCGAGCCATCCTCGCCGGCACCAAGCACCACCCGCACACCCCCCGAGACCGCCGCAAACTCCTCCCCCTGGCCCCCGCCGACCGCCACACCGCCCCACCCGTATCCCTCCCCGGCCACGGCGACACCCCCCAACCCTCCAACGCGCCCACCCCCGACGACGCAGCCGCCACAAACGGGACCGCCAACGGCGCAGCAGCCACCGGGGCCGCCAACGGCGCAGCAGCCACCACCGGCCCGGCCACTGGCGGCCCGGCCACGACCGCCCCAGGTCGTGCGGTTGGTGATCACATCCCCGACGCGCTCCGGCCCGCGGGATCCGCGGCGCCGGCCGGGCTGAAGGGTCGGTTCGTCACCGGCGCCCCGGAAGAGCTGAAGATCGACGCCCCCGACCTCGCCGCCGCCCCCGCCAGCGGTCCGCGCGTCATGCGCCGCCGCCTCGACGGCGGCCCGATGGCGCCGCTCAAGCTCGCCTCCGGCTGCGACCGCCGCTGCGCGTTCTGCGCGATCCCGATGTTCCGCGGCGCGTTCATGTCCCGCCGCCCCGCCGAAGTACTCCGCGAAGCCGAGTGGCTGGCCGAGAACGACGTACGCGAACTGTTCCTCGTCTCCGAGAACTCCACCTCGTACGGCAAGGACCTCGGCGACCTCCGCCTGCTCGAAACGCTCGTCGGCGAGATCGCCCAGGTCCCCGGCATCATCCGCGTACGCGTCTCCTACCTCCAGCCCGCCGAGATGCGTCCCACGCTGATCGCCGCGATGACCGGCACCCCCGGCGTAGTCCCGTACTTCGACCTCTCGTTCCAGCACGCCTCCGGCCCGCTCCTGCGCCGCATGCGCCGCTTCGGTGACTCCGAACGCTTCCTGGAACTCATCGCCCAGGTCCGCGCCGCCGCCCCGACTGCGGGCATCCGCAGCAACGTCATCGTCGGCTTCCCCGGGGAGACGGAGGAAGACGTCGACATCCTGTGCGACTTCCTCACCCGCGCCGGCCTGGACGCGATCGGTGTGTTCGGCTACTCCGACGAGGACGGCACCGAAGCCGAAACCTACGACGGCAAACTCGACGAAGACACCATCGCGGCCCGCCTCGACCGCGTGACCCGCCTGGCCGAGGACCTGACCTCGGCCCGCGCCGAGTCCCGCATCGGCGAACTCATCGAGGTACTCGTCGAAACCCTCGAAGCCCCGTCCAGCGACGCATCCACCGGAATGACCGGCGAAGGCCGAGCGGCGCACCAGGGGCCTGAGGTGGACGGTACGACGACGGTGACGGGTCTTCCGGAGGGAATCCGGGTCGGGGATCTGGTGTCCGCGAAGGTGGTGGCGAGCGACGGGGTCGACCTGATCGCCGAGTTCGCGGCCCTCGTGAACACGCCAGACACCCGCCCGGCAGTTAACCTGACCGCGTGA
- a CDS encoding DinB family protein translates to MTSDPAVWTAPQVERPDGSLTPPERELLQGYLDFYRTTLLYKCAGLTAEQLAERPSPPSNLSLLGLIRHLTKVERIWFRIHFAADPAEPLFAPELGKDADFELIDPADAQAAYDGLIAEWKLSDEAAANHSLDDRFTFGGTESTLRMIYIHLIGEYGRHCGHADLLREQLDGVTGA, encoded by the coding sequence ATGACGTCAGACCCCGCGGTGTGGACCGCCCCTCAGGTCGAGCGGCCCGACGGCTCGCTGACCCCTCCGGAACGCGAACTGCTGCAGGGATATCTCGACTTCTACCGGACCACGCTGCTGTACAAGTGCGCCGGCCTGACCGCGGAACAGCTGGCCGAACGCCCCTCGCCACCGTCGAACCTCTCGCTGCTCGGTCTGATCCGGCACCTGACCAAGGTCGAGCGGATCTGGTTCCGCATCCACTTCGCCGCGGACCCGGCCGAGCCGCTGTTCGCTCCGGAGCTGGGCAAGGACGCCGACTTCGAGTTGATCGACCCGGCCGACGCGCAGGCGGCGTACGACGGTCTGATCGCCGAATGGAAGCTCTCCGACGAGGCGGCCGCGAACCACTCGCTGGACGACCGGTTCACCTTCGGCGGTACCGAGTCGACGCTGCGGATGATCTACATCCACCTGATCGGCGAGTACGGCCGGCACTGCGGCCACGCAGACCTGCTCCGCGAACAACTGGACGGCGTCACAGGCGCCTGA
- a CDS encoding VOC family protein, producing MIGRLHHLAIDCPDPHALAQFYSALLGKPVTYQSDDWVVVADDDHTSGLAFQRAPDHQRPQWPNPERPQQMHLDVMVDDVDAAGVEVLALGAQRLAGNVYEDPAGHPFCLVPRPGWAPPVNP from the coding sequence ATGATCGGACGACTGCACCACCTCGCGATCGACTGCCCGGATCCGCACGCGCTGGCACAGTTCTACTCGGCGCTGCTCGGCAAGCCTGTGACGTACCAGAGCGACGACTGGGTGGTCGTGGCCGACGACGACCACACCTCCGGCCTGGCCTTCCAGCGTGCGCCTGACCATCAGCGCCCACAGTGGCCGAACCCTGAACGGCCGCAGCAGATGCACCTCGACGTCATGGTCGACGACGTCGACGCGGCTGGGGTGGAGGTGCTCGCGCTGGGAGCGCAGCGGTTGGCCGGGAACGTGTACGAGGATCCGGCCGGCCACCCGTTCTGCCTGGTTCCGCGACCTGGCTGGGCGCCGCCCGTGAACCCCTGA
- a CDS encoding CinA family protein translates to MAGDGIDAAVGRLVELLLERGVTLATAESLTGGMVGAVLTDVPGVSAVYRGGVVVYATDLKAKLAGVPEDLLAAVGPVHPDTAAALASGVRERLEADYGLATTGVAGPDPQAGVEAGTVYVAAAGPRSVQVRKLQLAGDRTAVRRGSVQAVLELGAAVVAEELD, encoded by the coding sequence ATGGCCGGGGACGGGATTGATGCCGCGGTCGGGCGGTTGGTCGAGTTGTTGCTGGAACGTGGCGTGACGCTGGCGACGGCTGAGTCGTTGACCGGTGGGATGGTGGGTGCGGTTCTGACGGATGTCCCGGGGGTGTCGGCTGTGTATCGGGGTGGGGTAGTGGTGTACGCGACCGATCTGAAGGCCAAGCTCGCGGGCGTGCCGGAGGATCTGCTGGCCGCTGTGGGCCCGGTCCACCCGGACACGGCTGCGGCATTGGCCAGCGGGGTACGGGAGCGTCTGGAGGCGGATTATGGCCTCGCGACGACCGGTGTGGCCGGACCGGACCCGCAGGCAGGCGTCGAGGCCGGAACGGTGTACGTCGCCGCGGCCGGACCCCGCTCGGTACAGGTGCGGAAGCTGCAACTGGCCGGGGACCGGACAGCCGTCCGGCGGGGGAGCGTGCAGGCCGTCCTGGAACTCGGAGCCGCGGTTGTGGCGGAAGAACTCGACTGA
- a CDS encoding FtsK/SpoIIIE family DNA translocase — protein MATRTSSPARAQKSAAKRPSTARSAAGGRSRPTGAQKRGQSSKRGGSSAARTSTPKNSGPGPFAAAMLALGRGVVKVWIGIAHLLGSMVRGIGHSARDLEPEHRRDGAGLFLIGLAVVVAAAIWWDLPGSVGNGVRTVVGGSIGMLGWALPLMLVVIAVRTLRHPDRNGPAGRQVIGWTAVCLGVLGLIHIANGLPRPNNPADGPLRDAGGAIGYFISSFLSDLLTQYVAAPLLVLLSIFGALVITGTPVYAIPLRFRAAFDVLMGRTELPQDAPSVQAAPTDDTVRLTRKQRRAKAELDEDGEPTVRPYDSPVLGDTPKRGRKIKGKSADDDAYDVDSADESAAIAVGPSIEPSFEAPVPTKPSAPPEPPPHTPLPQRVEQLSLSGDITYTLPDGQMLKPGSVHKARTKASDQVVDRLTEVFDQFGIDAQVTGYTRGPTVTRYEVELGSAVKVEKVTALSKNIAYAVASADVRILSPIPGKSAIGIEIPNTDKEIVSLGDVIRSATARNDHHPMVAGLGKDVEGGFVVANMAKMPHLLVAGATGSGKSSFVNSLITSILMRATPDEVRMILVDPKRVELNNYEGIPHLITPIITNAKKAAEALQWVVREMDMRYDDLAAFGFRHVDDFNKAVRGGKVKPPPGSERVLTPYPYLLVIVDELADLMMVAPRDVEDSIVRITQLARAAGIHLVLATQRPSVDVVTGLIKANVPSRLAFATSSLADSRVILDQPGAEKLVGQGDGLFLPMGASKPMRIQGAWVTESEIRGVVTHCKEQLQPTYREDVTAAPGPSKDLDDEIGDDLDLVVQAAELIVSTQFGSTSMLQRKLRVGFAKAGRLMDILESRGVVGPSEGSKARDVLVKPDDLEDFISTLRGE, from the coding sequence ATGGCGACCCGCACGTCTTCCCCGGCGCGGGCGCAGAAGTCGGCAGCCAAACGGCCGAGCACGGCCCGTTCGGCTGCTGGTGGACGCTCCCGTCCGACAGGCGCCCAGAAGCGTGGGCAGAGCTCCAAGCGTGGTGGATCATCCGCCGCGCGGACCAGCACGCCCAAGAACAGCGGGCCAGGACCGTTCGCGGCCGCCATGCTCGCGCTCGGACGCGGAGTGGTGAAGGTTTGGATCGGCATCGCCCATCTGCTCGGCAGCATGGTGCGGGGGATCGGCCACAGCGCTCGCGACCTGGAGCCGGAACACCGCCGTGACGGCGCCGGCCTGTTCCTGATCGGCCTGGCGGTCGTGGTGGCCGCCGCGATCTGGTGGGACCTGCCCGGCTCGGTCGGCAACGGTGTACGGACCGTCGTCGGCGGCAGCATCGGCATGCTCGGCTGGGCGCTTCCATTGATGCTCGTGGTGATCGCCGTCCGCACCCTGCGGCACCCGGACCGCAACGGCCCGGCCGGTCGTCAGGTGATCGGGTGGACCGCGGTCTGCCTCGGCGTCCTCGGTCTGATCCACATCGCCAACGGGTTACCGCGGCCGAACAACCCGGCCGACGGCCCGCTCCGCGACGCCGGCGGCGCGATCGGGTACTTCATCTCCTCGTTCCTCTCCGACCTGCTCACGCAGTATGTCGCCGCGCCACTGCTGGTGCTGCTGTCGATCTTCGGCGCGCTGGTGATCACCGGCACGCCGGTCTACGCGATCCCGCTGCGCTTCCGCGCGGCCTTCGACGTACTCATGGGCCGCACCGAGCTGCCGCAGGACGCGCCGTCCGTGCAGGCTGCGCCGACTGACGACACGGTTCGCCTGACTCGCAAACAACGCCGCGCGAAGGCCGAGCTCGACGAGGATGGCGAGCCGACCGTCAGGCCGTACGACTCACCGGTGCTCGGTGACACCCCGAAGCGCGGCCGCAAGATCAAGGGCAAGTCCGCCGACGATGACGCCTACGACGTCGACAGCGCCGACGAGTCCGCGGCCATCGCCGTCGGGCCGTCCATCGAGCCGTCGTTCGAGGCTCCCGTTCCGACCAAGCCGTCGGCGCCCCCCGAGCCGCCACCACACACCCCGCTGCCGCAGCGAGTCGAGCAGCTCAGCCTGTCCGGCGACATCACCTACACGCTGCCCGACGGGCAGATGCTGAAGCCCGGCTCGGTGCACAAGGCGCGTACCAAGGCGTCCGACCAGGTCGTCGACCGGCTGACCGAGGTGTTCGACCAGTTCGGCATTGACGCCCAGGTCACGGGCTACACGCGCGGCCCGACCGTCACCCGGTACGAGGTCGAGCTCGGCTCCGCGGTGAAGGTCGAGAAGGTCACCGCGCTGTCGAAGAACATCGCGTACGCGGTGGCCTCGGCCGACGTACGGATCCTGTCGCCGATCCCGGGCAAGTCCGCGATCGGGATCGAGATCCCGAACACCGACAAGGAGATCGTCAGCCTCGGCGACGTGATCCGGTCGGCGACGGCCCGCAACGACCACCACCCGATGGTGGCCGGCCTCGGCAAGGACGTCGAAGGCGGCTTCGTGGTCGCCAACATGGCGAAGATGCCGCACCTGCTCGTCGCCGGTGCCACCGGCTCGGGTAAGTCGTCGTTCGTCAACTCGCTGATCACCTCGATCCTGATGCGTGCGACTCCGGACGAGGTGCGGATGATCCTGGTCGACCCGAAGCGGGTCGAGCTGAACAACTACGAGGGCATCCCGCACCTGATCACGCCGATCATCACCAACGCGAAGAAGGCCGCCGAGGCGCTGCAGTGGGTCGTCCGCGAGATGGACATGCGCTACGACGATCTCGCGGCGTTCGGGTTCCGGCACGTCGACGACTTCAACAAGGCGGTCCGCGGCGGCAAGGTGAAGCCCCCGCCGGGGTCCGAGCGCGTGCTCACGCCGTACCCGTACCTGCTGGTGATCGTCGACGAGCTCGCCGACCTGATGATGGTCGCCCCGCGCGACGTCGAGGACTCGATCGTCCGGATCACCCAGCTGGCCCGGGCCGCCGGTATCCATCTGGTGCTCGCGACCCAGCGGCCGTCGGTGGACGTCGTCACCGGTCTGATCAAGGCGAACGTCCCGTCCCGGCTCGCGTTCGCGACCTCGTCGCTCGCCGACAGCCGGGTCATCCTCGACCAGCCCGGTGCGGAGAAGCTGGTCGGTCAGGGTGACGGCCTGTTCCTGCCGATGGGCGCGAGCAAGCCGATGCGTATCCAGGGCGCCTGGGTCACCGAGAGCGAGATCCGCGGCGTCGTCACCCACTGCAAGGAGCAGCTGCAGCCGACGTACCGCGAGGACGTCACCGCGGCGCCCGGCCCGAGCAAGGACCTCGACGACGAGATCGGCGACGACCTCGACCTGGTGGTGCAGGCGGCGGAACTCATCGTTTCCACCCAGTTCGGCTCCACGTCGATGCTGCAGCGTAAGCTCCGCGTCGGTTTCGCCAAGGCCGGCCGGCTGATGGACATCCTGGAGAGCCGCGGCGTCGTCGGTCCCAGCGAAGGCTCCAAGGCCAGGGACGTCCTGGTCAAACCCGACGATCTCGAGGACTTCATCAGCACCCTCCGAGGAGAGTGA